In Streptomyces capitiformicae, one genomic interval encodes:
- a CDS encoding FadR/GntR family transcriptional regulator, with translation MSTLAHTMMTAARSADSGLAGPGELDRYPYAEPPGMDRVGVPAWDTADPELGRVGRRAAGSRGRGLHGQLVQQLGQMIVSGDLGADRPLVPEEIGQRFEVSRTVVRESLRVLEAKGLVSARPNVGTRVRPVSDWNLLDPDIIEWRAFGPQRDDQRRELSELRWTIEPLAARLAAGHGRDDIQQRLTDMVELMGRAMAQGDSLTFARADAEFHSLLIQVAGNRMLEHLSGIVSAALQVSGGPATGCDRPVESTLAHHARIVDALAAGDGGAAEAAMRQLLTVHPEVERVVPAPREH, from the coding sequence CGACTCCGGCCTCGCAGGACCGGGCGAACTCGACCGCTACCCGTACGCCGAACCCCCGGGCATGGACCGCGTCGGCGTCCCCGCCTGGGACACCGCGGACCCCGAGCTGGGGCGCGTGGGCCGACGCGCCGCCGGGAGCCGCGGCCGCGGACTGCACGGCCAACTCGTCCAGCAGCTGGGCCAGATGATCGTCTCCGGCGATCTTGGCGCGGATCGCCCCCTCGTCCCGGAGGAGATCGGCCAGCGTTTCGAGGTCTCCCGCACCGTCGTCCGTGAATCCCTGCGTGTCCTGGAGGCGAAGGGACTGGTCAGCGCCCGGCCGAACGTCGGGACCCGCGTACGACCGGTCAGCGACTGGAATCTGCTCGACCCGGACATCATCGAGTGGCGGGCCTTCGGGCCGCAGCGCGACGACCAGCGGCGCGAGCTCAGCGAACTGCGCTGGACGATCGAGCCGCTCGCCGCCCGCCTCGCCGCAGGACACGGCCGCGACGACATCCAGCAGCGTCTCACCGACATGGTCGAGCTCATGGGGCGCGCCATGGCCCAGGGCGACTCGCTGACCTTCGCGCGGGCGGACGCCGAGTTCCACTCGCTGCTCATCCAGGTCGCCGGCAATCGCATGCTGGAGCACCTCTCCGGGATCGTCTCGGCGGCCCTGCAGGTCTCCGGCGGTCCGGCCACCGGCTGTGACCGGCCGGTTGAGTCGACCCTGGCGCACCACGCCCGGATCGTCGACGCCCTCGCCGCGGGCGACGGAGGGGCGGCCGAGGCAGCCATGCGTCAACTGCTCACCGTCCACCCCGAGGTGGAGCGAGTGGTGCCCGCGCCGCGCGAGCACTGA